A stretch of Acidimicrobiales bacterium DNA encodes these proteins:
- a CDS encoding amidase, with product MTGGSLPEDELAQVDAVGLAALIRDGQLSPVEAVQATIDRIERLDGEINAVIHRQFDQALALAASPDLPDGPFRGVPMLIKDLWATEAGQPHHGGVQALKDAGFTADEDANLVTRYKEAGFVIVGRTNTPELGLVATTEPTSTGPCRNPWNTGYSTGGSSGGAAAAVATGMVPAANASDGGGSIRIPAAMCGLVGLKPSRGRVSQGPREEWSLSCQHVVCHTMRDTATILDACAIPFPGDGVVAPDHGRPYAERVGTDPGRLRIGLMADNHRVPTHADCEEAARRTADLLSDLGHQVVESRPEAFTQLSQMNDLAWAFTVHWSTGAVVSLMTLGEQLGREVTADDVEPGTWFLAERGRDWTAPDYLRAQGIIGRWRRSMATWWEDFDLLLTPTTALPPPRLGELTPSDDDPVRGSRASIPYSLFTSPFNTSGQPAISLPLGSSDGLPVGVQLVAAYGREDRLLSVGGQLERTVEWSTDRAPIHA from the coding sequence ATGACTGGCGGCTCCCTCCCCGAAGACGAGCTGGCCCAGGTAGACGCTGTCGGCCTGGCCGCCCTGATCCGCGATGGGCAACTCTCGCCGGTCGAGGCCGTACAAGCCACCATCGACCGCATTGAGCGCCTAGACGGCGAGATCAACGCTGTCATCCACCGGCAGTTCGACCAGGCGCTAGCTCTGGCCGCCTCCCCCGACCTTCCCGACGGACCGTTCCGGGGTGTTCCCATGCTCATTAAGGACCTGTGGGCCACCGAAGCCGGACAACCCCACCACGGCGGTGTCCAGGCCCTGAAGGACGCCGGGTTCACCGCCGACGAAGACGCCAACCTGGTCACTCGGTACAAGGAGGCCGGGTTCGTGATCGTCGGCCGGACCAACACCCCGGAGCTGGGCCTGGTGGCCACCACCGAACCGACGTCCACCGGGCCGTGCCGGAACCCGTGGAACACCGGGTACAGCACTGGTGGCTCGTCCGGAGGGGCAGCCGCCGCCGTGGCGACCGGCATGGTGCCTGCGGCTAACGCCAGCGACGGTGGCGGTTCGATCCGTATCCCGGCCGCCATGTGCGGCCTGGTCGGGCTTAAGCCCTCACGGGGACGGGTGTCCCAAGGGCCGCGCGAGGAATGGAGCCTCTCTTGCCAGCACGTGGTCTGTCACACCATGCGCGACACAGCGACCATCCTGGATGCCTGTGCCATCCCGTTCCCGGGCGACGGCGTGGTGGCACCGGACCATGGACGACCCTACGCGGAGCGAGTCGGCACTGACCCGGGACGCCTCCGCATCGGGCTTATGGCCGACAACCACCGGGTGCCTACCCACGCCGACTGCGAAGAGGCAGCCCGTCGGACCGCCGATCTGCTGTCCGACCTGGGCCACCAGGTGGTGGAGTCGCGACCCGAGGCGTTCACCCAGCTCAGCCAGATGAACGACCTGGCGTGGGCCTTCACCGTTCACTGGTCGACCGGTGCCGTGGTAAGCCTGATGACCCTGGGCGAGCAGTTGGGCCGGGAGGTGACCGCCGACGACGTGGAGCCGGGAACCTGGTTCCTGGCCGAGCGCGGCCGAGACTGGACCGCCCCCGACTATCTCCGGGCCCAGGGGATCATCGGTCGCTGGCGCCGGAGCATGGCCACCTGGTGGGAGGACTTCGACCTCCTTCTCACCCCGACCACCGCCCTGCCCCCACCACGGCTCGGCGAGCTCACACCCAGCGACGACGACCCGGTCCGGGGATCCCGGGCGTCCATCCCCTACTCGCTATTCACCTCGCCGTTCAATACGTCAGGACAGCCGGCCATCTCTCTGCCCCTCGGCTCCTCGGACGGCCTACCTGTCGGGGTTCAGCTGGTGGCGGCCTACGGCCGGGAGGACCGGCTGCTGTCGGTGGGTGGCCAGTTGGAGCGGACCGTGGAGTGGTCGACCGACCGGGCCCCTATCCACGCCTGA
- a CDS encoding helix-turn-helix domain-containing protein, with the protein MASPVHPLIEAIQPIADALGATVHDAERVTGADLPLFWEGELVGGLRRPDLHDALDTLLLAVEREMGIPRSEMDRAQKQEAVALLNEWGAFTLRKSVEDVAEALGVSRFTVYNYLERAGGD; encoded by the coding sequence GTGGCCAGCCCCGTCCACCCCCTGATTGAGGCCATTCAGCCGATCGCCGATGCGCTAGGAGCCACCGTCCACGACGCCGAACGGGTCACAGGGGCCGATCTCCCCCTGTTTTGGGAGGGTGAGTTGGTCGGCGGTCTCAGACGGCCCGACCTCCATGATGCCCTGGACACCCTGCTGCTGGCCGTCGAGCGCGAGATGGGAATACCGCGCTCGGAGATGGACCGGGCCCAGAAGCAAGAGGCGGTGGCCCTCCTGAACGAATGGGGGGCCTTCACGCTCCGCAAGTCGGTGGAGGATGTGGCCGAGGCTCTTGGGGTCAGCCGCTTCACCGTCTACAACTACCTGGAGCGGGCTGGCGGCGACTGA